The following proteins are encoded in a genomic region of Desulfosporosinus youngiae DSM 17734:
- the dxs gene encoding 1-deoxy-D-xylulose-5-phosphate synthase produces MGLLEKIHGPRDLRTLNSSELKILAQEIRQEMIEVVSKNGGHLAPNLGVVELTLALHRVFDSPQDKIVWDVGHQTYVHKLITGRLSRFKTIRQYKGLSGFPKRGESPHDSFETGHSSTSISAAVGFAKARDVLQEKHHVVAVIGDGAMTGGMAYEALNHAGHSETNVIVVLNDNEMSISPNVGAMSTYLNRLRTDPMYDKRKEDLEYLLKRIPGIGNQVAKLASKAKDSLKYLLVPGLLFEELGFTYLGPIDGHDQALVEEVLEQAKNKKCPVLVHVVTRKGKGYKPAEENPDIFHGIGPFDAETGKVTKKPAPPTYTAVFGDTLCKLARENSQIVAITAAMAGGTGLNKFAGEFPERFFDVGIAEQHAITFAAGLAFGGLKPVVAIYSSFYQRAYDQVLHDVCLQNANVVLAIDRAGVVGDDGPTHHGVFDISFLRIIPNLVFMAPKDENELRHMLYTAIKHNGPVALRYPRSAGQGVVLDERLAEIPIGKAEVMRDGRDITLIGVGLTVHTCLLAAQELRHLGVDAAVINLRYINPLDRNVLSHYARLTKKIITVEDHSLKGGMGSAILEFLEEEGINGVAVERLGYPGFVDQGPIPQLFMAHGLSVKGIVKAVERLKPFRRVAPSQDGSAS; encoded by the coding sequence ATGGGACTACTTGAAAAAATTCATGGACCGAGGGACTTGCGCACATTAAATTCATCCGAACTTAAAATTTTGGCGCAGGAGATTCGGCAGGAAATGATTGAAGTGGTCTCCAAAAATGGAGGGCATTTAGCGCCTAATCTTGGGGTAGTAGAACTTACCTTGGCGTTGCACCGCGTATTTGATAGCCCTCAAGACAAGATCGTATGGGATGTCGGTCATCAGACCTATGTGCATAAGCTTATTACCGGGCGATTGAGTCGGTTTAAGACTATTCGCCAATATAAAGGATTATCTGGCTTTCCTAAACGGGGGGAGAGCCCGCACGACAGTTTTGAAACCGGCCATTCCAGTACTTCCATTTCCGCAGCGGTGGGGTTTGCTAAAGCACGGGATGTTCTTCAAGAGAAGCACCATGTTGTGGCAGTCATCGGAGACGGGGCGATGACCGGAGGTATGGCTTATGAAGCTTTAAACCATGCGGGGCATAGTGAAACAAATGTTATCGTAGTTTTAAATGACAATGAGATGTCGATTTCACCGAATGTGGGTGCCATGTCTACCTATCTTAATCGGCTGAGGACAGATCCGATGTATGACAAACGAAAAGAGGATCTGGAGTACTTATTAAAACGAATACCGGGAATTGGAAACCAAGTGGCAAAATTAGCGTCTAAGGCTAAAGATAGCTTAAAATATTTGCTCGTGCCGGGATTACTTTTTGAAGAATTGGGCTTCACTTATTTAGGTCCGATTGATGGACATGATCAAGCCTTAGTAGAAGAAGTTTTAGAACAGGCAAAAAATAAGAAATGTCCCGTACTTGTCCATGTTGTAACGCGTAAAGGAAAAGGATACAAACCGGCAGAGGAAAATCCGGATATCTTTCATGGGATTGGTCCTTTTGATGCCGAAACAGGTAAAGTAACTAAAAAGCCGGCTCCACCGACTTACACTGCGGTTTTCGGTGACACTCTCTGTAAACTTGCCCGGGAGAATTCTCAAATCGTCGCTATCACGGCAGCAATGGCGGGCGGGACAGGTCTAAATAAGTTTGCGGGTGAGTTTCCGGAACGGTTTTTTGATGTTGGGATTGCGGAACAACATGCAATAACCTTTGCGGCCGGATTGGCATTTGGGGGATTAAAACCTGTTGTAGCGATTTATTCCAGCTTTTATCAGAGAGCCTATGATCAGGTGTTGCATGATGTCTGTTTGCAGAATGCTAATGTTGTGCTGGCAATCGACCGTGCAGGAGTGGTCGGGGATGATGGGCCTACCCATCATGGGGTGTTTGATATTTCCTTTTTACGGATTATTCCTAACTTAGTTTTTATGGCCCCTAAAGATGAAAATGAATTGCGCCATATGCTTTATACTGCGATCAAGCATAACGGGCCTGTTGCGCTGCGTTATCCGAGATCCGCCGGACAAGGGGTTGTGCTGGATGAGAGGTTAGCAGAGATTCCCATTGGCAAAGCGGAAGTCATGCGGGATGGTCGGGATATTACCTTGATCGGAGTCGGTCTTACAGTTCATACGTGTCTGCTTGCGGCTCAGGAATTGCGTCATCTAGGGGTTGATGCAGCAGTCATCAACTTGCGTTATATTAATCCTCTCGATCGTAACGTCTTGTCACACTATGCTCGGCTTACCAAGAAAATAATCACAGTGGAAGACCATTCTCTTAAAGGAGGGATGGGAAGCGCGATTTTAGAGTTTCTTGAGGAAGAAGGAATCAATGGAGTAGCTGTTGAACGCTTGGGATATCCTGGATTTGTAGATCAAGGGCCGATTCCTCAGCTCTTTATGGCCCATGGATTATCAGTCAAAGGAATAGTGAAAGCTGTTGAACGATTAAAACCGTTTCGGCGCGTCGCGCCATCCCAGGATGGGTCTGCCTCATAA
- a CDS encoding TlyA family RNA methyltransferase: MAKGKERIDVLMVRTGLAASREKAKAMVMSGVVFIGGQRVDKPGAEFPPETIIEIKGEILPFVSRGGLKLAKALEAFPISFKDQVIVDIGASTGGFTDCALQNGAKRVYAVDVGYGQLDWKLRTDSRVVSMERVNARYLTKDTLPEKIDWVVSDVAFISITKIFSAMIAVLKEDGQVLSLIKPQFEAGREHVGKKGVVKDGTVHKQVLETVLGQAEGIGFTVLGLDYSPIRGPEGNIEYLVWLGLQRESGIDWHSELEQVVHMAQKETE; the protein is encoded by the coding sequence GTGGCTAAAGGGAAAGAACGAATTGATGTATTGATGGTTAGGACTGGATTGGCAGCCAGCCGTGAAAAAGCTAAGGCAATGGTGATGTCAGGAGTTGTGTTTATCGGCGGTCAACGGGTAGATAAGCCAGGTGCGGAATTCCCTCCGGAAACTATAATAGAGATAAAAGGAGAAATTCTGCCGTTTGTTTCCCGGGGAGGATTAAAATTAGCTAAAGCGCTGGAAGCCTTTCCAATCTCCTTTAAGGATCAGGTGATTGTAGATATTGGTGCTTCAACAGGAGGCTTTACAGATTGCGCTTTGCAAAATGGCGCAAAACGGGTTTATGCCGTGGATGTTGGGTATGGACAGTTGGACTGGAAACTTCGGACAGATTCCCGAGTCGTCTCGATGGAACGAGTCAATGCCCGTTATCTCACCAAAGACACCCTCCCGGAGAAGATAGATTGGGTCGTATCAGATGTGGCCTTTATCTCCATAACGAAGATATTTTCAGCTATGATTGCTGTTCTTAAAGAGGATGGACAAGTACTATCTCTCATCAAGCCTCAATTTGAGGCTGGACGAGAGCATGTAGGAAAAAAGGGTGTCGTTAAAGATGGAACCGTACATAAACAGGTTTTGGAGACTGTCCTTGGCCAGGCGGAAGGTATAGGATTTACAGTCTTAGGGTTAGACTATTCACCGATTCGTGGTCCTGAGGGAAATATCGAATATTTGGTTTGGTTGGGGTTACAAAGGGAATCAGGTATAGATTGGCATTCAGAGCTGGAACAGGTAGTTCACATGGCTCAGAAAGAGACGGAATAA
- a CDS encoding NAD(+)/NADH kinase yields MEKIVGLWRNMSKPEAIALALQIEDWFQARGWVVLTEWEDITRRKAQFLISLGGDGTLLQAAREASTYKIPVLGVNFGRLGFLCEIEREEVFSALEQILREDFEIQERLMLNAVINQDGQETSQLVLNDVVFSREGRDGIITLQANLSGEPTVSYPADGLIVSTPTGSTAYSLSAGGPIISPNVQAILLTPLAAHSLSARPMLVSDEEEIEILIANGEKCMVTFDGRHSIVLYSGQSVIIKTAPISALLIRLGARSFPQVVREKLRDRWHE; encoded by the coding sequence ATGGAAAAAATCGTTGGTTTGTGGCGCAATATGAGTAAACCGGAAGCCATAGCTCTGGCTCTCCAAATTGAGGATTGGTTCCAAGCTCGTGGATGGGTCGTTTTAACTGAGTGGGAAGACATTACTCGGCGCAAGGCTCAATTTCTAATATCCTTAGGAGGGGATGGTACCCTTCTTCAGGCGGCACGGGAAGCTTCTACGTATAAAATCCCTGTGTTGGGGGTTAATTTTGGACGTTTAGGGTTCCTATGTGAAATTGAGCGGGAAGAAGTTTTCAGTGCCTTGGAACAGATTCTGCGCGAAGATTTTGAGATTCAAGAGAGGTTAATGTTAAATGCGGTTATTAACCAAGACGGGCAGGAGACCTCTCAATTGGTCTTAAATGATGTTGTTTTTTCCAGAGAAGGCAGAGATGGAATCATTACACTTCAAGCGAACCTTTCCGGAGAACCTACAGTTAGTTATCCGGCTGACGGGTTGATTGTTTCCACTCCAACTGGTTCCACAGCGTATTCACTTTCTGCCGGTGGACCAATCATCAGTCCTAATGTACAAGCGATTTTGCTGACTCCTTTAGCGGCGCATTCTCTTTCGGCTCGTCCTATGCTCGTCTCAGATGAGGAAGAAATTGAAATTCTTATTGCTAATGGAGAAAAATGCATGGTGACCTTTGATGGTCGTCATAGTATCGTACTTTATTCCGGACAGTCCGTGATTATTAAAACTGCTCCCATAAGCGCCTTGCTGATTCGGCTAGGTGCTCGCAGTTTTCCCCAAGTGGTTCGAGAAAAGTTAAGAGATCGCTGGCATGAATAA
- the argR gene encoding arginine repressor: MKARRQIKVQEIISKEVIHTQEDLADRLRAAGFEVTQATVSRDIKEMGLVKVPSPGDEYRYAVPMEAHPTNLQDRLKRLLRETVVSINDTESLIVIHTIPGNAHALAAVMDNSNWEEVIGTVAGDDTILLVIKPKEAVQTVLERISTLLG, encoded by the coding sequence ATGAAAGCACGTCGCCAGATAAAGGTTCAAGAAATCATTTCGAAGGAAGTCATTCATACTCAGGAGGATCTTGCGGATAGACTTCGTGCTGCCGGTTTCGAGGTAACCCAAGCAACCGTCTCCAGGGATATTAAGGAAATGGGCTTGGTTAAAGTTCCAAGCCCAGGAGATGAATATCGCTATGCGGTTCCGATGGAAGCGCATCCAACTAACTTACAAGATCGCTTAAAACGTTTGCTGCGAGAAACGGTGGTTTCCATTAATGACACAGAAAGTCTGATTGTTATTCATACTATACCAGGAAATGCACATGCCTTAGCAGCAGTCATGGATAACAGCAACTGGGAAGAGGTCATTGGCACAGTGGCTGGGGATGATACGATTCTCTTGGTTATTAAGCCTAAAGAAGCCGTTCAGACGGTTTTGGAACGGATTAGCACCTTGCTTGGATAG
- the recN gene encoding DNA repair protein RecN: MLAELHVENFGLMESVRLNFGNGLTVFTGETGAGKSMLIDSLGVLLGGRANTDLIRHGETRARIEGVFEDLPPECLQRLEEAGYSAEDGQVFLFREINSTGKNICRIQGRSIPLTLYRSLCVGLVDIHGQIEHLSLFRPETHPNLLDDLGGLQEDVSLVNEAAKAYHRVMRRERELSISEEERQKREEFLRYQIEEIDRVSPIPGEEENLIQEKKRLSNAERINSLVSDAYGALYEGSAGKPSAFDRLGQARKALQELDRLDDTLNVYEQIESIYYSSEDLAEQIRGYRDNFEFEPERLDQIEERLILLKKLRRFGTTIEEVLEKRENMLQELDQITHVQEQFETIHNEKQATRKAYEIVAEQLSLKRQQVAASIENGLALELADLGLEKSRFEVRFMPNEDPAIGGAETAEFYFSANMGEPPKPLAKVASGGEMSRLMLALKSLLAKVESVGTFIFDEVDSGVGGRTIHRVGEKLAKIARNKQVFCITHAAQVAAFAEAHYGIVKEVSADRTRTRVDILTESDRIEELARMLGGGEIEITRKHAQELWERSVRGKRHEA, translated from the coding sequence ATGCTAGCAGAGCTGCACGTGGAGAATTTTGGGCTTATGGAGTCAGTACGTCTGAATTTCGGTAATGGTTTAACCGTTTTTACAGGTGAAACAGGCGCAGGCAAATCGATGCTGATTGATTCACTTGGGGTTCTCTTAGGTGGACGCGCTAACACAGATCTTATTCGGCATGGAGAAACGCGAGCCAGGATTGAAGGAGTCTTTGAAGATCTGCCTCCCGAGTGCTTACAGAGGCTCGAAGAGGCAGGTTATTCAGCAGAAGACGGTCAAGTGTTTCTTTTTCGTGAAATAAACTCCACTGGAAAGAACATCTGTCGTATTCAAGGCCGGTCGATTCCGTTAACCCTCTATCGCTCCCTATGTGTAGGTCTTGTGGATATTCACGGACAAATAGAACATCTGTCTCTCTTTCGCCCGGAAACACACCCGAACTTATTGGATGATTTAGGAGGGCTGCAAGAGGATGTCAGTTTAGTCAATGAAGCAGCCAAAGCCTATCATAGAGTTATGCGCAGAGAGCGTGAGTTGTCTATTTCAGAAGAGGAACGTCAAAAACGTGAAGAATTTCTTCGTTATCAGATAGAGGAGATAGATCGGGTTAGTCCCATTCCAGGTGAAGAAGAAAATCTCATTCAGGAAAAGAAACGCCTAAGCAACGCGGAGCGAATTAATAGCCTGGTTTCTGATGCCTATGGAGCCCTTTATGAAGGTTCTGCGGGTAAGCCCTCAGCGTTTGATAGGTTGGGCCAGGCGCGGAAAGCCCTGCAAGAATTGGATCGGCTGGATGATACCTTAAATGTTTATGAGCAAATTGAGTCTATCTATTATTCCTCAGAAGATTTGGCTGAACAAATCAGGGGGTATCGAGATAATTTTGAGTTCGAACCGGAAAGGCTTGACCAAATTGAAGAGCGGCTTATTCTACTTAAAAAGCTTCGCAGATTTGGAACAACGATTGAAGAGGTCTTAGAAAAACGGGAGAACATGCTTCAAGAGCTGGATCAGATAACTCATGTTCAGGAGCAGTTCGAAACAATTCATAATGAAAAGCAGGCAACTCGTAAAGCCTATGAAATTGTCGCAGAACAGCTTAGCTTAAAAAGACAGCAAGTAGCCGCCAGTATCGAAAACGGACTAGCACTGGAACTTGCGGATCTGGGCTTAGAGAAAAGTCGTTTTGAAGTTCGCTTTATGCCAAATGAGGACCCTGCAATTGGTGGTGCAGAAACTGCAGAATTTTATTTCTCAGCCAATATGGGAGAGCCGCCTAAGCCCTTGGCTAAAGTCGCCTCGGGAGGGGAAATGTCTCGTTTGATGTTAGCTTTAAAAAGTCTGCTGGCAAAAGTAGAGTCTGTCGGAACCTTCATCTTTGATGAGGTAGACAGTGGGGTTGGAGGCCGAACGATTCATAGAGTTGGTGAAAAGTTGGCTAAAATCGCCCGGAATAAACAAGTATTTTGTATCACACATGCCGCACAGGTGGCAGCATTTGCTGAGGCTCACTATGGCATAGTAAAAGAAGTGAGTGCTGATCGGACTCGGACTCGAGTTGACATATTAACCGAGTCTGACCGTATTGAAGAACTTGCCCGGATGCTTGGGGGCGGGGAGATAGAGATAACACGTAAACACGCCCAGGAATTATGGGAACGGTCTGTGCGGGGCAAGAGGCACGAAGCTTGA
- the spoIVB gene encoding SpoIVB peptidase, whose product MKKRSVLLIISLLFCTFLQLLVELPRIHQIQIGQMEPDLKGIWSSIIKVEKISSNPTVSVSSGMSTSPVSEKLEVAYKLFGIFPLRSAEVEVMNPIKLVPGGQSIGVTLQTKGVMVVGQAPVVDKDGKSCFPAKEAGIQVGDILLKIENQEVKTDQEVSNAINLAGKEKGTAKVLFKHEEQTIEKVVQPIFCSETGRYRMGLFVRDEAAGVGTLSFVDPVSKLYGALGHVITDADTNQKIEVYNGKVIASTIYAIEKGKRGHPGEKIGSFIPNSVFSGTIEKNTITGIFGRMSGQIENPYFKEAIPVGWETEIKVGPAKIYTVIQGEKIEEFEVNIDRVMHNRTDSKNMIIRVTDPRLLEATGGIIQGMSGSPIVQNGKLIGAVTHVFVNDSQRGYGVFIQNMLNDSNQLTKKEAA is encoded by the coding sequence GTGAAAAAAAGAAGTGTTCTATTAATCATCAGTCTCTTGTTCTGTACCTTCCTTCAACTATTAGTTGAATTGCCTCGGATTCACCAGATTCAAATCGGTCAAATGGAACCTGACCTAAAGGGTATCTGGTCCAGTATAATCAAGGTAGAAAAAATCTCTTCTAATCCGACAGTTTCAGTATCTTCAGGAATGTCTACTTCTCCAGTATCAGAGAAATTGGAAGTAGCCTACAAACTTTTTGGGATTTTCCCTTTGCGGTCAGCTGAGGTCGAAGTCATGAATCCCATCAAGTTAGTACCTGGCGGTCAATCGATTGGAGTAACATTACAAACTAAAGGTGTTATGGTTGTGGGGCAAGCTCCGGTCGTTGACAAAGATGGAAAGAGTTGTTTTCCCGCTAAGGAGGCCGGAATTCAGGTCGGAGATATACTATTGAAAATTGAAAACCAAGAAGTTAAAACAGATCAAGAAGTATCAAATGCCATCAATTTAGCTGGAAAAGAAAAAGGAACAGCGAAAGTTCTTTTCAAACATGAAGAACAAACTATTGAGAAAGTAGTACAGCCAATTTTTTGCAGTGAAACAGGAAGATATCGCATGGGTTTATTTGTTCGGGATGAAGCAGCAGGTGTCGGTACCTTGTCTTTCGTAGATCCAGTTTCAAAATTATACGGCGCGCTCGGGCATGTGATCACGGATGCAGATACCAACCAGAAAATTGAAGTTTATAATGGTAAAGTCATTGCCTCCACTATTTATGCTATTGAAAAAGGAAAACGCGGTCATCCAGGGGAAAAAATCGGTTCCTTTATCCCAAATTCTGTTTTCAGCGGAACGATTGAAAAGAACACGATAACAGGAATCTTTGGCCGGATGAGCGGGCAGATTGAGAATCCATACTTTAAGGAGGCAATACCGGTTGGATGGGAAACTGAGATTAAGGTGGGTCCGGCCAAAATCTATACGGTAATACAAGGAGAAAAGATTGAGGAGTTTGAGGTTAATATCGATAGAGTAATGCACAATCGAACCGACAGCAAAAATATGATTATTAGAGTGACTGATCCCAGGTTATTAGAAGCTACAGGCGGTATTATCCAGGGAATGAGCGGAAGCCCCATAGTACAAAATGGGAAACTGATAGGAGCGGTCACCCATGTTTTTGTGAATGATAGTCAACGGGGATATGGTGTCTTTATTCAAAACATGCTGAACGACAGCAATCAACTGACCAAAAAAGAAGCGGCTTAA
- the spo0A gene encoding sporulation transcription factor Spo0A: MQRPIRVLLADDNREFVEVVKEYIERQEDMSLVGVAYHGNEALDLISREEPHVVLLDIIMPHLDGLGVLEKLQNAPLRPKIIILTAFGQESMTQRAVSLGANYYILKPFDLDILGKRIRQLQDDFSNSINIASNVHTASNRNTLSNSNANLTNNGNAGSSTSLNSQIPNSILPPSSKNLEVEVTRMIHQMGVPAHVKGYQYLRDAIVNVVTDVSLLGAVTKELYPMIAAKYQTTPSRVERAIRHAIELAWDRGNVDFMNRFFGYTINVDRGKPTNSEFVAMVADKLRMSIMY; the protein is encoded by the coding sequence ATGCAAAGGCCTATACGTGTCTTATTAGCAGATGACAACCGAGAATTTGTCGAGGTTGTCAAAGAGTATATTGAGCGGCAGGAAGATATGAGCCTTGTTGGGGTAGCATATCATGGAAATGAGGCTCTGGATTTAATATCTCGGGAAGAACCTCATGTTGTGCTATTAGATATTATTATGCCTCATCTTGATGGCTTAGGTGTACTAGAAAAACTGCAAAACGCACCGCTTAGACCTAAAATTATCATTTTGACTGCCTTTGGACAGGAATCAATGACTCAACGTGCAGTAAGCCTTGGTGCAAATTACTACATCCTGAAACCGTTTGACCTTGATATTTTAGGTAAACGCATTCGCCAATTACAAGATGATTTTTCTAATAGTATTAATATAGCTTCTAACGTCCATACGGCGTCCAATAGAAATACTCTTTCAAATTCAAATGCGAATTTAACTAACAATGGGAATGCGGGTTCAAGTACTAGTTTGAATTCGCAAATTCCAAATAGCATCTTGCCGCCATCGTCTAAAAACCTTGAAGTAGAAGTTACAAGAATGATTCATCAGATGGGGGTACCCGCCCATGTCAAAGGGTATCAATATTTACGGGATGCTATCGTAAACGTAGTGACGGATGTATCCCTGCTTGGAGCAGTTACCAAAGAGTTGTATCCCATGATTGCTGCCAAATATCAGACCACTCCCAGTCGTGTTGAACGGGCTATTCGCCATGCCATTGAATTGGCCTGGGATCGCGGCAATGTCGATTTCATGAATCGCTTTTTTGGCTATACGATTAATGTGGATCGGGGTAAGCCCACGAATTCGGAGTTTGTGGCCATGGTGGCTGATAAACTGCGAATGTCGATCATGTATTAA
- a CDS encoding NUDIX domain-containing protein, whose product MEKQNLQEERIDGDVLFEGRMLRIERDTVRLPNGHESSREVVRHPGAVGIIAIQDQQVLLVRQYRYAIAQETLEIPAGKLDPQEPPLDCAVRELREETGYRGTMEHIGTFYTTPGFSDEVMHLYLARDLVWDPLTPDEDEFIGVEKISWDEALRGALKNKYNDAKTILGILLVQGRIR is encoded by the coding sequence ATGGAAAAGCAAAACTTGCAAGAAGAACGCATTGATGGGGATGTGCTTTTTGAGGGACGAATGCTGCGTATCGAACGGGACACGGTTCGTTTGCCAAACGGGCATGAGTCCTCCCGAGAAGTTGTGAGGCATCCGGGTGCGGTCGGGATTATAGCTATACAGGATCAGCAGGTTCTCTTAGTCCGTCAATACCGCTATGCCATTGCTCAGGAAACCTTAGAAATCCCCGCAGGTAAACTTGATCCCCAGGAACCTCCCCTTGATTGTGCTGTACGGGAACTTCGCGAAGAGACAGGTTATCGGGGAACTATGGAACATATCGGCACTTTTTATACGACACCAGGTTTTTCAGATGAGGTGATGCATCTTTATCTGGCCCGGGATTTAGTCTGGGATCCGCTCACTCCCGATGAGGATGAATTTATCGGGGTTGAGAAAATTTCCTGGGATGAAGCTCTGCGTGGGGCACTGAAGAATAAGTATAATGATGCCAAAACAATCCTTGGTATTTTATTAGTACAGGGAAGAATTCGATGA
- a CDS encoding endonuclease Q family protein, with product MIFADLHIHIGQSLDGKFVKITGAKTLTLPNIFKAARDIKGLSLVGIVDSHSIGVQQDFKELLASGHLRTLSAGGYSAGGLTVIPGHEIELQVGEGNAHFLAYFPFIEQVEQYVRLIKPSIKNWQLSTQRGFLPIDLWLEAVSKAEGIWFPAHAFTPHKGVYGNCCRRLREVLPVLPKALEIGLSADRAMAECISELDSLVMFSNSDAHSLPNIAREYNSFAHTDATFAGLLDLIQRKTKQGVRNYGLPPRMGKYHRTYCLSCERVVQSSAPQLMCPKCGSGNVVMGVLDRLTSIADRPLGKHKVSNYVHQVPLRQLPGIGPKMYERLLQAFGTEMAILHQVDVEELRCIAGEKVADWIIKDRCGELIIEAGGGGLFGRVVDILSHPVE from the coding sequence ATGATCTTTGCAGATTTGCATATACATATCGGACAAAGCTTAGACGGGAAGTTTGTTAAGATTACTGGGGCCAAGACGTTAACCTTACCTAACATTTTTAAAGCTGCGAGGGATATAAAAGGACTTTCATTGGTTGGGATTGTTGATTCGCATTCGATCGGGGTTCAACAGGATTTCAAGGAGTTGCTTGCTTCGGGTCATCTGCGGACCTTATCTGCGGGAGGGTACTCTGCCGGCGGGTTAACAGTGATACCGGGACATGAAATAGAATTACAAGTCGGAGAAGGGAATGCTCACTTCTTAGCTTATTTTCCCTTTATCGAACAAGTGGAACAGTATGTACGGTTGATTAAACCTAGTATTAAGAACTGGCAGTTAAGTACTCAAAGGGGCTTTCTGCCTATCGATCTGTGGTTGGAGGCAGTCAGCAAAGCAGAGGGAATTTGGTTTCCGGCTCATGCCTTCACTCCCCATAAGGGGGTTTATGGAAACTGCTGCCGGAGATTGAGAGAGGTTCTGCCAGTCTTGCCTAAGGCCCTGGAAATTGGGCTAAGCGCAGATCGAGCCATGGCTGAGTGTATCAGTGAATTAGACTCTCTGGTGATGTTTAGCAATTCTGATGCCCACTCTTTGCCTAACATTGCCCGGGAGTATAACTCATTTGCTCATACAGACGCCACGTTTGCAGGACTATTAGATTTAATCCAAAGGAAAACCAAACAGGGTGTGCGAAACTACGGCTTGCCTCCCAGAATGGGTAAATATCATCGTACGTATTGTCTAAGCTGCGAAAGAGTTGTCCAAAGCAGCGCGCCACAATTGATGTGTCCAAAGTGTGGAAGCGGAAATGTTGTGATGGGTGTCTTAGATCGTTTAACTAGTATAGCTGATCGTCCTTTAGGGAAACACAAGGTTTCGAATTATGTCCATCAGGTACCGCTGCGACAGCTTCCCGGGATTGGGCCCAAAATGTATGAACGCCTCTTGCAGGCTTTTGGTACGGAAATGGCCATACTTCACCAGGTTGATGTGGAAGAGCTGCGGTGCATTGCCGGTGAAAAGGTTGCGGACTGGATTATCAAAGACCGTTGCGGAGAATTAATAATAGAAGCCGGCGGAGGAGGACTATTTGGCAGAGTTGTGGACATACTTTCTCACCCTGTGGAATAA
- a CDS encoding stage II sporulation protein M, with protein MWKQLGDHIRQYWVIYLTLSSVYLAGVVFGGVGVNALGVSETSQLGKFLDTLLKSQPTSFEPAFLGQLARDMFIMMAGIWILGLTIIGAPLIYLIVFTRGFILGFTISFIIGAKGTLGIALVLTTVFIPTMFAVPLLLLGAGLATIFSFLLLRGKARGESLRREFLYYTAAAAFVSVGAVAVGVAQGYFSILGLRLFHL; from the coding sequence ATGTGGAAACAACTTGGCGATCACATTCGTCAATATTGGGTTATTTATCTTACACTTTCAAGTGTTTATCTTGCCGGTGTCGTTTTTGGCGGGGTTGGGGTCAATGCTCTGGGGGTATCTGAAACCTCACAGCTAGGGAAGTTTTTAGATACACTTCTCAAAAGTCAGCCCACAAGCTTTGAACCGGCCTTTTTGGGACAACTTGCCAGGGATATGTTTATCATGATGGCCGGAATTTGGATTTTAGGTCTCACGATTATTGGAGCGCCCTTAATTTATTTAATCGTCTTTACAAGGGGATTTATTCTCGGCTTTACAATCAGCTTTATTATTGGAGCGAAAGGGACGCTGGGAATTGCTCTTGTATTAACAACGGTTTTTATACCTACGATGTTTGCTGTGCCCTTACTTCTCCTTGGAGCGGGACTAGCAACGATCTTTTCCTTTCTTTTACTTCGCGGAAAAGCCCGGGGAGAATCGCTGCGCAGAGAATTTCTTTATTATACTGCAGCAGCAGCGTTTGTTTCCGTTGGTGCAGTCGCAGTAGGTGTTGCACAAGGTTATTTTTCAATCCTTGGGCTGCGCCTATTTCACCTCTGA